One Candidatus Methanomethylophilaceae archaeon DNA segment encodes these proteins:
- a CDS encoding ATP-dependent sacrificial sulfur transferase LarE yields MPGPCVPNGLSQFFRDHPKVLLAFSGGADSSYLLYAAKECGADVVAYTLRGPFQARSETAAAIEFAGSMGVEHHVIDADPLSDPGIASNGPDRCYLCKKSMFNTLLSISDGQGRELIDATNLSDDPRTRPGMRALEEFGVLSPLRLSGINKSQVRELSRRAGLPTADVPSNSCLATRIMGGIAITSEALGRVEESEQSLSSMGFSGHRVRDRGDRCVLEVRERDSELLRSMKVEVESVLRRHYTAIDYGRRETE; encoded by the coding sequence ATGCCGGGACCGTGCGTTCCGAATGGGCTGTCGCAGTTCTTCAGAGACCATCCGAAGGTTTTGCTGGCTTTTTCTGGGGGCGCAGACTCGTCATATCTGCTTTACGCGGCCAAGGAATGCGGCGCCGACGTGGTGGCATACACGCTGAGAGGGCCTTTTCAAGCGCGTTCCGAGACCGCGGCGGCCATCGAGTTTGCCGGATCTATGGGCGTGGAGCACCATGTCATCGACGCAGATCCGCTGTCGGATCCCGGAATCGCATCGAACGGCCCGGATAGATGCTACCTATGCAAAAAATCGATGTTCAACACTCTCCTGAGTATATCGGATGGGCAAGGGAGGGAACTGATCGACGCGACCAACCTTTCTGATGACCCTCGCACAAGGCCTGGGATGAGGGCTTTGGAGGAATTCGGCGTGCTGTCGCCCCTCAGGCTGTCTGGAATAAACAAATCCCAAGTGAGGGAGCTTTCCAGGCGCGCGGGGCTTCCGACGGCTGATGTGCCCTCCAATTCCTGCTTGGCTACGAGGATCATGGGCGGCATCGCCATAACTTCGGAAGCGCTCGGAAGGGTAGAGGAATCGGAGCAATCCCTCAGCTCGATGGGGTTCTCTGGGCATCGCGTCAGGGATCGCGGGGACCGTTGCGTATTGGAAGTCAGAGAGCGCGATTCGGAACTTCTGCGTTCCATGAAGGTCGAAGTCGAATCAGTTTTGCGCAGACATTATACGGCTATAGACTATGGCAGGAGAGAGACGGAATGA
- the larB gene encoding nickel pincer cofactor biosynthesis protein LarB: protein MNTLQILQDVRDGNLCPEDAEVLLKAKPFVDLGYAKPDTHRRIRQGATEVIYGAGKTPEQTLGITDALMEAGAGCVLITRTPRETAELLSERYTESESHSDCGIFVVGKKPQPSPNSMVCVVSAGTSDMKVAEEAACTAEAEGSRVERIYDAGVSGIHRLLHHEDKLFRARAVVAVAGMEGALPSVVGGLVDVPVIAVPTSVGYGVSFGGVTALLSMMNSCSSSVSVVNIDNGFGAGYIASMIDRRSAPL, encoded by the coding sequence ATGAATACGTTGCAGATCCTTCAGGATGTCAGGGACGGGAATCTATGCCCGGAGGATGCGGAGGTCTTGCTCAAAGCTAAGCCTTTCGTGGATCTCGGATATGCCAAGCCGGATACCCACCGCCGCATAAGGCAGGGGGCCACCGAAGTCATCTATGGCGCAGGGAAGACCCCAGAGCAGACGCTTGGCATAACGGATGCGCTGATGGAAGCCGGGGCGGGATGCGTCCTGATAACCAGAACCCCCCGCGAGACAGCTGAACTGCTGTCGGAGAGGTATACGGAATCTGAAAGCCATTCGGACTGCGGAATCTTCGTTGTGGGCAAGAAGCCTCAGCCGTCCCCCAACAGCATGGTCTGCGTCGTATCCGCCGGCACCAGCGACATGAAGGTGGCCGAGGAGGCGGCATGCACTGCGGAAGCCGAAGGCAGCCGGGTCGAGAGGATATATGATGCGGGGGTCTCGGGGATCCACAGGCTGCTGCATCACGAGGACAAACTGTTCAGGGCCAGGGCAGTCGTTGCCGTCGCCGGGATGGAGGGAGCTCTCCCGTCCGTCGTCGGAGGCTTGGTTGATGTGCCCGTGATAGCTGTGCCGACATCGGTCGGATACGGCGTCTCTTTCGGCGGCGTGACCGCTCTGCTTTCGATGATGAATTCCTGCTCAAGCAGCGTCAGCGTCGTCAACATCGACAACGGCTTTGGCGCCGGTTATATAGCCAGCATGATAGACAGAAGGAGCGCGCCGCTGTGA
- the larC gene encoding nickel pincer cofactor biosynthesis protein LarC — MRTLYLECRAGASGDMVSGALCGLLDDPKEYERMIAEAGIPGVSAQVCKAEASSISGLKVRITVNGEEEHQGDHHSHHHHHGDIKDLISNLSVSDRVKEDSLAIYGAIASAEAEAHGKPVNEVHFHEVGALDAVADVVGTCMLIERLGVEKIIASPLRTGFGTVECAHGTLPVPAPAAALLLRGVPVFAGDIEGEFTTPTGAALVSHFASEYGPMPMMTYEKVGIGFGSAQDTRIPDMLRAFIGDMRKEPFTITQIECNLDDMSPEDIGEAVRGLMEDGALDVSVAPIMMKKGRPGHLMIVLCRDKDRERISDRIMVRTSTIGVRMFQCERQELVSRFETVPTKYGDIRAKISEGRGISKWKPEHADVLEASERCGVSPSEVRREVARAFKGSDL; from the coding sequence GTGAGGACGCTGTACTTGGAATGCAGGGCCGGAGCATCCGGCGACATGGTGTCCGGGGCTTTGTGCGGGCTTCTGGATGATCCGAAGGAATACGAGAGGATGATCGCGGAGGCGGGGATACCTGGGGTGTCAGCCCAAGTGTGCAAGGCCGAGGCATCCTCGATATCAGGATTGAAGGTCCGCATAACCGTCAACGGCGAGGAAGAGCATCAGGGGGACCATCACAGCCATCATCACCATCATGGGGACATAAAGGATCTGATATCAAACCTGAGCGTCTCCGACAGGGTCAAGGAAGATTCTTTGGCGATATATGGGGCCATAGCTTCGGCGGAGGCCGAGGCCCATGGGAAGCCGGTGAACGAGGTCCATTTCCACGAGGTTGGCGCATTGGACGCGGTGGCTGATGTGGTCGGCACCTGCATGCTCATAGAAAGGCTGGGTGTTGAAAAGATAATCGCTTCGCCTCTCAGGACCGGTTTCGGCACCGTGGAATGCGCCCACGGGACTCTTCCGGTGCCCGCTCCGGCCGCAGCTTTGCTTCTCAGGGGCGTTCCGGTTTTTGCCGGCGACATCGAAGGGGAATTCACCACACCCACAGGAGCCGCTCTGGTTTCCCATTTCGCTTCGGAGTACGGTCCGATGCCCATGATGACCTACGAAAAAGTCGGAATCGGATTCGGAAGCGCCCAGGACACCCGCATACCGGATATGCTCCGCGCATTCATCGGCGACATGAGGAAGGAGCCTTTCACGATCACCCAGATAGAATGCAACCTCGACGACATGTCCCCGGAGGATATAGGGGAGGCAGTCCGCGGTTTGATGGAAGATGGGGCGCTGGACGTCAGCGTAGCGCCGATAATGATGAAAAAAGGCCGTCCCGGACATCTGATGATCGTATTGTGCCGGGATAAGGACAGGGAAAGGATCTCGGACCGCATCATGGTCCGCACTTCGACCATCGGCGTCCGCATGTTCCAGTGCGAGAGGCAGGAGCTCGTTTCGAGATTCGAGACCGTACCGACCAAATATGGCGACATAAGAGCCAAAATCTCCGAGGGGCGCGGGATATCGAAATGGAAGCCGGAGCACGCGGACGTTCTGGAGGCATCCGAGAGATGCGGGGTCTCCCCATCGGAGGTTCGCCGCGAAGTCGCGAGAGCGTTCAAGGGTTCCGATCTCTGA
- the gatB gene encoding Asp-tRNA(Asn)/Glu-tRNA(Gln) amidotransferase subunit GatB has product MKIGLEIHVQLPTKSKMFCSCPTTDAPAPNTHVCPTCLGMPGSRPVLNKKVLEYGIMLAKMLGCKIADTTWFSRKTYFYPDMSKSVQITQYDNPVGEGGVYYLGGKKPIRITRIHVEEDPGKTKRVGDLSSLIDYNRSGIPLAEIVTEPDISTPAEAREFLGQLIEDIRCIIDLPGDGERSIRCDCNISVGKERCEVKNVTGLKNVERALTFEMIRQTKILKAGGKIDRETRRFDEERGVTISVRKKEFESDYGYIDEPDLGIYHLKEMADSIKIKESPQKMALRMSDEYGIDKKMAKQLVSTSVGLAETFETVAKKYGTQNAIKWVAGPVSSNWKAMESRGGNPDDLMPIIGKFAAGEMTDTECAIQLKCAMTGESAEAAEEASEGLEALISEYLDENPGIVSDYAKNEKAANKAIGFVMKRSGGKHSSAEVVEAVRKAIESRM; this is encoded by the coding sequence ATGAAGATCGGATTGGAGATACACGTTCAGCTCCCGACCAAATCCAAGATGTTCTGCTCCTGCCCTACCACCGACGCTCCGGCGCCCAACACGCACGTGTGCCCCACATGCCTCGGAATGCCGGGATCCAGACCGGTACTGAACAAGAAAGTCCTGGAATACGGGATTATGCTGGCCAAGATGCTCGGATGCAAAATCGCGGACACCACCTGGTTCTCCAGGAAGACCTACTTCTACCCGGACATGTCGAAAAGCGTGCAGATCACCCAGTACGACAACCCTGTGGGAGAGGGCGGAGTCTACTATCTGGGAGGTAAAAAGCCCATCAGAATAACCAGGATCCATGTCGAAGAAGACCCTGGAAAGACGAAGAGGGTCGGAGACCTGTCATCGCTGATCGACTACAACAGATCCGGCATACCTCTGGCCGAGATCGTCACCGAACCTGACATCTCCACCCCCGCTGAGGCCAGGGAATTCCTTGGGCAGCTCATCGAAGACATCAGATGCATCATCGACCTCCCTGGAGACGGCGAGAGAAGCATCCGCTGCGACTGCAACATATCCGTGGGCAAAGAGAGATGCGAGGTCAAGAACGTCACCGGGCTCAAGAACGTGGAAAGGGCGCTGACATTCGAAATGATCAGGCAGACCAAGATCCTAAAGGCAGGCGGGAAGATCGACAGGGAGACCAGAAGGTTCGACGAGGAACGCGGAGTGACTATCTCCGTCAGGAAGAAGGAGTTCGAATCCGATTATGGGTACATCGACGAGCCGGATCTGGGGATATACCACCTGAAAGAGATGGCCGACTCCATCAAGATAAAGGAGAGCCCCCAGAAAATGGCGCTCAGGATGTCCGACGAATATGGCATCGACAAAAAGATGGCCAAACAGCTGGTATCCACCTCGGTCGGCCTGGCGGAGACGTTCGAGACCGTGGCCAAGAAGTACGGGACCCAAAACGCAATCAAATGGGTGGCCGGACCCGTGAGCTCCAACTGGAAAGCGATGGAATCCAGGGGCGGGAACCCGGACGATCTGATGCCGATAATCGGGAAATTCGCCGCCGGAGAGATGACCGACACCGAATGCGCCATACAGCTGAAATGCGCCATGACAGGAGAATCCGCTGAGGCGGCTGAGGAAGCGTCCGAGGGGCTTGAAGCGCTGATTTCGGAATATCTGGATGAGAACCCCGGAATCGTGTCGGACTACGCCAAGAACGAGAAAGCCGCCAACAAGGCTATCGGGTTCGTGATGAAGCGGAGCGGGGGGAAGCACTCTTCCGCAGAGGTTGTCGAAGCGGTCAGGAAAGCCATCGAATCCAGGATGTGA
- a CDS encoding aspartyl/glutamyl-tRNA amidotransferase subunit A — MTVENILPKLKEINDRYRMFHAMTEDSDPGDAEFLFSAKDNLTSIDMETCSGSKILIGYRPAFDAESIAKMRAAGGKLIGKCNMDEFGFGTFSTNSGLEIPRNPYDLERACGGSSGGSACAAAVFEGHVSLGVSTGGSICCPASFCGVYGIAPTYGRVSRYGLIDYGNSLDKIGVISADAKDLRKYTHVIAGKDPKDPTSCAQPELKDTGKKLKSVAIPKEGVEGLSKDVEKAFFEAVEKLKGMGVDVENVDMPSLKYAMPAYYVLATSEASTNLARYVGMRYGQQEGDHSLKFDDYFSSFRSKYFGDEAKRRILLGTYTRMAGFRDRYYAKALKVRQIVIKDYKRVFETHDAVLAPTMPFSAPRFDEISNMSALDSYKADYLTVPANIAGTPHMSVPCGYDGNGMPIGMQFVADHWDEEVLFYAAEEWEKGFEMRKPEVGA; from the coding sequence ATGACCGTCGAAAACATCCTCCCCAAACTGAAGGAGATCAACGACAGATATCGCATGTTCCACGCGATGACCGAGGATTCCGACCCGGGAGACGCCGAATTCCTGTTCTCTGCCAAAGACAATCTGACTTCCATCGACATGGAGACCTGCTCCGGATCCAAGATACTGATCGGATACAGGCCGGCCTTCGACGCCGAATCGATAGCGAAGATGAGGGCCGCCGGCGGGAAGCTCATCGGAAAATGCAACATGGACGAGTTCGGGTTCGGGACGTTCTCCACCAACTCGGGCCTCGAGATCCCCAGGAACCCTTACGATTTGGAGAGAGCTTGCGGAGGCTCCTCCGGAGGATCGGCTTGCGCGGCCGCGGTCTTCGAAGGGCATGTATCCCTGGGTGTGTCCACCGGCGGTTCCATATGCTGCCCAGCGTCGTTCTGCGGCGTCTATGGGATAGCCCCGACGTATGGGCGCGTCTCCAGATACGGCCTCATAGACTACGGGAACTCCCTGGACAAGATCGGCGTGATATCCGCGGATGCCAAAGATCTGAGGAAATACACCCATGTTATCGCCGGTAAAGACCCCAAAGACCCGACGTCATGTGCACAGCCTGAGCTCAAAGACACCGGGAAAAAGCTGAAATCGGTGGCCATCCCCAAGGAAGGGGTGGAAGGCCTGTCCAAAGATGTCGAGAAAGCTTTCTTCGAAGCTGTCGAAAAGCTCAAAGGAATGGGCGTAGACGTGGAGAACGTGGACATGCCTTCCCTGAAATACGCCATGCCCGCATATTACGTCCTCGCGACCTCCGAGGCCTCCACAAACCTCGCCAGATACGTCGGAATGAGGTATGGCCAGCAGGAAGGCGACCACTCCCTCAAATTCGACGACTATTTCAGCTCGTTCCGCTCCAAATACTTCGGAGACGAAGCGAAGCGCAGGATTCTCCTGGGAACTTACACCAGAATGGCGGGATTCAGGGACAGATACTACGCCAAAGCCCTGAAGGTCAGGCAGATTGTCATCAAAGATTACAAGCGCGTGTTCGAGACGCATGATGCCGTCCTCGCCCCCACGATGCCCTTCTCCGCGCCGAGATTCGACGAGATCTCAAACATGTCGGCGCTGGACTCTTACAAAGCCGATTACCTCACCGTTCCGGCCAACATCGCCGGCACCCCGCATATGTCGGTCCCGTGCGGATACGACGGCAACGGCATGCCCATAGGGATGCAGTTCGTCGCCGACCATTGGGATGAAGAGGTTCTGTTCTATGCCGCGGAAGAATGGGAGAAGGGATTCGAGATGAGGAAGCCGGAGGTGGGCGCATGA